In the Flagellimonas sp. MMG031 genome, one interval contains:
- a CDS encoding SDR family oxidoreductase: protein MDKKVVLITGGSSGIGKSIGTYLVQKGFTVYGTTRNPKNYHDFKAFELVQLDVTDVESIQKAVSNVISKENRLDVLINNAGVGITGPIEETPHEEILRVFDTNFHGPVHVMKAVLPQMRKQGSGAIINITSIAGYMGLPYRGFYSATKGALGILTEALRMETKDFGVTITNVAPGDFATNIASGRYHAPVIEGSAYQEKYQQTLNAINADVDSGGDPIQVAEAVYKIINQKKPKIHNPVGAFLQKFSLRLKKILPDKVYEKLLLDHYKL from the coding sequence ATGGATAAAAAAGTTGTACTGATCACCGGCGGTTCTTCAGGTATTGGTAAATCCATCGGGACCTACTTGGTCCAAAAAGGGTTTACGGTTTACGGTACTACGCGCAATCCAAAAAACTATCACGATTTTAAGGCTTTTGAATTAGTTCAATTGGATGTAACGGATGTGGAAAGCATCCAAAAGGCCGTTTCCAATGTCATTTCCAAAGAGAATAGATTGGATGTTTTGATAAACAACGCTGGGGTTGGCATTACCGGACCCATTGAAGAAACCCCACACGAAGAGATATTGCGCGTGTTCGACACCAATTTTCATGGTCCTGTGCATGTAATGAAGGCCGTTTTGCCGCAAATGCGCAAGCAGGGCAGCGGGGCTATTATCAACATCACCTCCATTGCGGGTTACATGGGATTACCTTATCGAGGATTCTACTCCGCCACCAAAGGTGCGTTGGGCATCCTTACCGAGGCCCTACGCATGGAAACCAAGGATTTTGGCGTGACCATTACCAATGTGGCTCCCGGTGATTTTGCTACCAATATTGCATCGGGCAGGTACCATGCACCGGTTATCGAAGGCTCTGCCTACCAAGAAAAATACCAACAGACCCTAAACGCCATCAATGCGGATGTGGACAGTGGGGGAGACCCAATACAGGTAGCGGAGGCCGTGTACAAGATCATCAACCAGAAAAAGCCGAAGATACACAACCCCGTAGGTGCATTTTTACAAAAATTCTCCCTTAGGTTAAAAAAGATTTTACCCGACAAAGTCTACGAAAAATTACTCCTCGACCATTATAAGTTGTAA
- a CDS encoding ATP-binding cassette domain-containing protein, with protein sequence MLSVSNLSVQFGKRVLFDEVNVTFAQGNCYGIIGANGAGKSTFLKILSGQIDPTSGHVHLEPGKRMSILEQNHNAYDEYPVLETVVMGNKPLYKIKKEIDALYADYTDENAEKIGELQVEFEEMNGWNADSDAAALLSNLGITEDLHYTNMADLDSKLKVRVLLAQALFGNPDVLIMDEPTNDLDYETINWLENFLANYDNTVIVVSHDRHFLDAVCTTIADIDFGKINLFSGNYTFWYESSQLAARQRAQQNKKAEEKAKELQEFIQRFSANVAKSKQATSRKKMLDKLKVEDIKPSSRRYPAIIFDREREAGDQILNVEKLTATSEDGDLLFKDVNINLAKGDKVAILSKDSRATTAFYDIIAGKTKAANGKYQWGVTTTQSYLPADNSEFFQDDVNLVDWLRQWAKTEEEREEVYLRGFLGKMLFSGEEALKKCTVLSGGEKVRCMLSRMMMLRANVLMLDEPTNHLDLESITAFNNSLKNFKGTILLTTHDHEFVNTVANRIIELTPNGAIDRYLTFDDYMSDKSIKEQREKMYAVTA encoded by the coding sequence ATGTTATCAGTATCGAATTTATCCGTACAGTTTGGCAAAAGAGTTTTGTTCGATGAGGTCAATGTAACCTTTGCCCAAGGGAATTGTTACGGTATTATCGGTGCCAACGGGGCCGGTAAATCTACCTTTCTTAAAATTTTATCCGGGCAGATAGATCCTACCTCGGGCCATGTGCACTTGGAGCCAGGAAAGCGTATGTCTATTTTGGAGCAGAACCATAACGCATACGACGAATATCCAGTGCTGGAAACTGTGGTGATGGGCAACAAGCCCCTGTACAAAATCAAGAAGGAAATCGATGCCCTTTATGCCGATTACACCGATGAAAATGCGGAAAAGATTGGCGAGCTACAGGTCGAATTCGAGGAAATGAACGGGTGGAACGCTGACAGTGATGCCGCTGCATTGTTATCCAACCTTGGGATTACGGAAGACCTGCACTACACCAATATGGCCGACTTGGATTCCAAACTAAAGGTACGGGTGCTCTTGGCGCAAGCCTTGTTCGGAAATCCCGATGTGCTGATCATGGACGAGCCTACCAACGACCTGGACTACGAAACCATCAATTGGTTGGAAAATTTCCTGGCCAATTACGACAATACCGTTATCGTGGTCTCTCACGACAGGCACTTTTTGGATGCCGTTTGTACCACCATTGCGGATATCGACTTTGGAAAAATCAATCTATTCTCAGGAAACTACACCTTCTGGTACGAGAGTAGTCAACTTGCTGCAAGGCAAAGGGCGCAGCAAAACAAAAAGGCAGAAGAGAAGGCCAAGGAACTACAGGAATTTATCCAGCGATTTAGCGCCAACGTGGCGAAAAGCAAGCAGGCTACTTCGCGTAAAAAGATGTTGGACAAGTTGAAGGTGGAAGACATCAAACCATCCAGCAGAAGATATCCTGCCATTATCTTTGACCGTGAGAGGGAAGCGGGGGACCAAATCCTGAATGTGGAAAAATTGACCGCTACTTCAGAAGATGGCGACCTATTGTTCAAGGATGTGAACATCAACTTGGCCAAGGGAGACAAAGTGGCCATCCTTTCCAAGGATTCCCGAGCAACTACCGCTTTTTACGATATTATCGCCGGGAAAACCAAGGCCGCGAATGGAAAGTATCAGTGGGGGGTTACGACCACCCAATCCTATTTGCCCGCAGATAACTCGGAATTTTTCCAAGATGATGTGAATTTGGTGGACTGGCTCCGTCAATGGGCCAAGACAGAAGAAGAGCGGGAAGAGGTATACCTAAGGGGATTCCTTGGAAAAATGCTGTTTAGCGGTGAGGAAGCGTTGAAAAAATGTACGGTACTCTCCGGAGGTGAAAAGGTACGCTGTATGCTCAGTCGTATGATGATGCTTCGCGCCAATGTGTTGATGTTGGACGAACCTACCAACCACTTGGACTTGGAAAGCATCACCGCGTTCAACAACTCCCTAAAAAACTTTAAAGGAACAATTCTGCTCACCACGCACGATCACGAGTTTGTGAACACCGTGGCAAACAGAATTATTGAATTGACGCCCAATGGCGCCATTGACCGCTACCTGACCTTTGATGACTATATGTCGGACAAGTCCATCAAAGAGCAGCGTGAAAAAATGTATGCCGTTACCGCTTAA
- a CDS encoding fasciclin domain-containing protein, which translates to MSAPATKFLCIVCFVFSLIASAQSTSNALSYASRLGNHTILLSAVNATELGALLQKSGPFTIFAPSDAAFEKFSSQKMSEMINAEDKRALKSLLSYHIVAGQLTASRMLRAIGRGNGVATFTTVQGKKLTAHLDGYDIVLTDPVGNTARITAADLNLENEGVVHEIDSVILPAQM; encoded by the coding sequence ATGAGTGCCCCCGCAACGAAGTTTCTTTGTATCGTCTGTTTTGTTTTTTCGCTAATTGCTTCAGCCCAAAGCACTTCCAATGCACTTTCGTATGCCAGTAGGTTGGGAAATCACACCATTTTATTGAGTGCGGTAAATGCCACAGAGCTTGGTGCCTTACTCCAGAAATCGGGGCCCTTCACCATTTTTGCACCTTCAGATGCGGCTTTTGAGAAGTTTTCGAGTCAAAAAATGTCGGAAATGATCAATGCGGAGGACAAGAGAGCATTAAAATCACTGCTATCTTACCATATTGTTGCAGGGCAATTAACTGCGTCCCGCATGCTCCGGGCCATCGGAAGAGGAAATGGCGTCGCAACTTTCACAACGGTTCAAGGCAAAAAATTGACAGCCCATTTGGATGGCTATGACATCGTTTTGACCGATCCTGTTGGCAATACGGCACGAATCACTGCCGCCGACCTTAATCTGGAAAATGAGGGTGTGGTTCACGAAATCGACAGCGTGATTCTCCCTGCCCAAATGTAA
- a CDS encoding acyl-ACP thioesterase domain-containing protein, whose protein sequence is MKTYSEAFDVVPNDLDDLNHVNNIRYVEWIQEISKRHWNHVTTEAIQQSLIWVVRNHNITYHKSAVLGNTILITTYIAKNQGPISTRVVEIKNKETDELLVKAVTEWCLLDAKTFRPKRVPEEIQALFL, encoded by the coding sequence ATGAAGACCTACTCGGAAGCTTTTGATGTGGTGCCCAACGACCTGGACGACCTCAACCATGTGAACAATATCCGCTACGTGGAATGGATCCAAGAGATTTCCAAGAGGCACTGGAACCATGTGACCACCGAAGCCATACAGCAATCCTTGATTTGGGTGGTGCGCAACCACAACATTACCTATCATAAATCGGCCGTGCTCGGGAACACCATACTCATCACTACCTACATAGCAAAGAACCAAGGGCCTATTTCCACAAGGGTGGTGGAAATCAAAAACAAGGAAACCGACGAGCTACTGGTGAAAGCGGTTACGGAGTGGTGCCTGCTAGATGCCAAAACCTTTAGGCCCAAACGGGTGCCGGAGGAAATTCAGGCACTATTCTTATAG
- a CDS encoding LytTR family DNA-binding domain-containing protein, with translation MEYTYNIIDSDASSKLQLQLYLEEYDDFVCASEDTNASAGLNSILKYNPDVVLVNLGEDGLSYFQMVTELNQYMQSLPIIIGYAKTKKFAYNAIKSGFFDYWILPHNEFDIRKTILRLRKLHPKHDTPSTICLKSYKDYRYLDTQNILYLKSDNNTTDFFMKDGSIISAFKTLKSFEEKLPKNFIRVHQSYIINSVYVSRINYGKSICSLRCGEEQELPFSKTYKDKVDSLKNMLSKTSAKALN, from the coding sequence ATGGAATATACCTACAACATCATCGACTCGGACGCCTCCTCAAAATTGCAGTTGCAATTGTATTTGGAGGAGTACGATGATTTTGTTTGTGCCAGCGAAGACACCAACGCTTCAGCAGGTCTAAATTCCATTTTAAAGTACAATCCCGATGTGGTGCTCGTCAATTTGGGCGAAGATGGCCTAAGCTACTTTCAAATGGTAACGGAACTGAATCAGTACATGCAGTCCTTACCTATTATTATAGGATACGCCAAAACCAAGAAGTTCGCCTACAATGCCATTAAAAGCGGCTTTTTTGATTATTGGATCCTGCCACACAACGAGTTCGATATTCGTAAGACCATTTTACGACTGCGCAAATTGCACCCAAAGCACGATACGCCATCCACCATTTGCCTTAAATCCTATAAGGATTACCGGTATTTGGACACCCAAAACATCCTGTATCTCAAATCGGATAACAATACCACGGACTTTTTTATGAAGGACGGTAGCATCATCAGTGCATTCAAGACCTTAAAGTCCTTCGAGGAAAAGTTGCCCAAGAATTTTATTCGCGTACACCAAAGCTACATTATCAATAGTGTATATGTCTCCCGTATCAATTATGGGAAATCCATCTGTAGTCTAAGATGCGGGGAAGAACAGGAACTCCCCTTCTCCAAAACCTATAAGGATAAGGTAGACAGCCTTAAGAACATGCTCTCCAAAACCTCGGCAAAGGCCCTTAATTAG
- a CDS encoding transaldolase yields MVRFLLGLTLVASIVSCSDAPENGSTVFFGGEIVNPTSNYVVLYHNDSYVDSVQLDDKNHFLFQLDSIEEGLYHFDHSPELQYVYLSEGDSLLARLNTVEFDESLVYSGTGSEINNFLIEIFLAIEEEEPLINEYFNLDPETFSEKIDSLHTVKVALLNELNADNGFTPRALSMAEASIDYNTYINKEKYPFYHKKGTGEETIHELPEEFYGYRTNIDLNNKDLTYFRPYFDFMKWHFGNVAYMTCLEDCSNNKKPVSDRLHFNKHKLALVDSIVKQPELRDILFRNIAMDYLLREHTPSEEATVFIEKFKSLSTNNEHQEEIDLLYNGIKNLQPNTTVPDIAVKDINNEAISLKTLANDKKNTVFYFWTADQKKHFINVNTHITSLEKKYPHYNFVGINLRTNFAQWKQLMDEYKLDAGKHYHGDNFKDLQMAMIIDGLNKCVIAKDTLVVDGFANLYTSL; encoded by the coding sequence ATGGTAAGATTTTTACTCGGCCTCACCTTGGTAGCTTCTATCGTATCGTGTTCTGATGCCCCAGAAAACGGTTCTACAGTTTTTTTCGGTGGCGAAATCGTGAATCCAACCAGCAATTATGTGGTGCTATACCACAACGATTCTTATGTGGACTCCGTACAATTGGACGATAAAAACCACTTTTTGTTCCAACTAGACAGCATTGAAGAAGGACTTTACCATTTTGACCATAGCCCCGAACTGCAATATGTTTACCTTTCTGAAGGGGACAGCCTTTTGGCCCGTTTGAATACCGTCGAGTTTGACGAATCACTGGTATATTCCGGCACAGGAAGCGAAATCAACAACTTTTTGATAGAGATTTTCCTTGCGATTGAGGAAGAAGAGCCTTTGATCAATGAATATTTCAACCTAGACCCTGAAACGTTTAGCGAAAAAATAGATTCACTACATACTGTCAAAGTGGCTTTGCTGAACGAATTGAATGCAGACAATGGGTTTACCCCAAGGGCACTGTCCATGGCAGAGGCTTCCATTGACTACAACACTTACATCAACAAGGAAAAATATCCGTTTTACCATAAAAAAGGAACTGGCGAAGAAACCATCCACGAACTTCCCGAAGAATTTTATGGGTATCGCACAAACATTGACCTGAACAATAAGGACCTCACCTACTTTAGGCCTTATTTCGATTTTATGAAGTGGCATTTTGGCAATGTGGCTTACATGACCTGCTTGGAAGATTGCTCCAACAATAAAAAACCGGTGAGCGACCGCCTACACTTTAATAAGCACAAGCTTGCTTTGGTGGACAGTATTGTGAAGCAACCTGAGTTAAGGGACATTCTTTTCAGGAATATTGCGATGGATTATCTGCTTCGCGAGCACACACCAAGTGAAGAGGCTACCGTTTTTATTGAAAAGTTCAAATCACTTTCCACCAATAACGAACACCAAGAGGAAATCGATTTGCTTTACAATGGCATCAAAAACCTCCAACCCAATACCACAGTCCCCGATATTGCTGTAAAGGACATCAACAATGAGGCGATTTCCCTAAAAACATTGGCCAATGATAAAAAGAACACCGTATTTTATTTTTGGACTGCCGACCAAAAGAAGCATTTTATCAATGTGAACACACACATTACTTCTTTGGAGAAAAAATATCCGCATTACAATTTTGTGGGCATCAACCTTAGGACCAACTTTGCGCAGTGGAAACAGCTTATGGACGAGTACAAACTCGATGCGGGCAAGCATTACCATGGCGATAATTTTAAGGATTTGCAAATGGCCATGATTATTGATGGTCTCAACAAATGCGTGATTGCCAAGGACACTTTGGTGGTCGATGGTTTTGCCAATCTCTACACTTCGCTGTAA
- the pheT gene encoding phenylalanine--tRNA ligase subunit beta, which yields MKISYNWLKQFLQIDWDAQKTGELLTDLGLEVEGITQFESVKGGLKGIVVGHVLTCESHPNADRLKLTTVDIGQEAPVQIVCGAPNVAAGQKVPVATVGTTLYTKEGEAWVIKKGKIRGEVSQGMICAEDEIGLGESHDGIMVLNEELVPGTPCAKVFDIENDEVFEIGLTPNRADAMSHFGVARDLKAGLEQKEIQKELVTPSVSNFSIDNRSLKVDVEVMESDLAPRYCGVTINNLVVQDSPDWLKNRLKAIGLAPINNVVDVTNYVLHELGQPLHAFDASKIKGSKVEVKTLPSGTKFTTLDEVERELHEDDLMICDAEKPMCIAGVFGGLHSGVTEHTTSIFLESAYFDPVSIRKTAKRHGLNTDASFRFERGIDINLTKYALKRAALLIREIAGGYITSEIVDLFPKKPQERQVFLTFNKINSLIGQEIPRDTIKSILSSLEIRINNVTESGLGLTIPTYRVDVTREVDVIEEILRVYGYNNIDFKEKLNASIAKTSRFENYRIQDVVGNLLASKGFYEIMTNSLVANTMSSEEDGAVQMLNPLSSDLSVLRTSMLHSGLQTVSYNHNRQKTDLKLFEFGKTYHKVDGAYQENQHLALFVSGDRTQSSWAVAPKKSEFFYLKGIVENVFERLGVRDLDTQPLGNADYSEGISYTKNDTVLVSLGLVSRAALKQFDIKQEVFYADLNWDALLKLVSTQNVVFKEIPKFPEVTRDFALLLDESVSFQKVYDIAWKTERKLLKKVNLFDVYTGNNLPEGKKSYAVSFTLMDEKKTLTDKQIDKIMGKLLAQYQKELGAELR from the coding sequence ATGAAGATTTCTTATAACTGGTTGAAGCAATTTTTGCAAATTGATTGGGATGCTCAAAAAACAGGTGAACTTTTAACAGATCTGGGTCTGGAAGTTGAAGGCATCACCCAATTTGAATCAGTTAAAGGCGGTTTAAAGGGAATCGTAGTGGGCCACGTGCTTACTTGCGAGTCCCACCCTAATGCAGACCGCCTCAAGTTGACCACAGTGGATATTGGACAGGAAGCTCCCGTACAGATTGTTTGTGGGGCACCCAATGTGGCCGCTGGACAAAAAGTTCCTGTGGCAACCGTTGGCACTACCCTTTATACCAAAGAAGGCGAGGCTTGGGTAATCAAGAAAGGTAAAATCCGAGGAGAAGTGAGCCAGGGCATGATCTGTGCCGAAGATGAAATCGGTTTGGGCGAAAGCCATGACGGAATTATGGTTCTCAACGAGGAGCTGGTCCCAGGCACACCTTGCGCCAAAGTGTTCGATATTGAAAACGACGAGGTCTTTGAAATTGGCCTCACCCCTAACCGTGCCGATGCCATGAGCCATTTTGGCGTGGCCCGTGACCTAAAGGCAGGTCTCGAACAAAAAGAAATACAAAAAGAACTGGTTACTCCTTCGGTGAGTAATTTTTCCATTGACAACCGTTCCCTAAAAGTGGATGTGGAGGTTATGGAGAGCGATTTGGCTCCAAGATATTGTGGGGTTACCATCAACAATCTTGTTGTGCAGGATTCTCCCGATTGGTTAAAAAACAGGTTAAAAGCCATTGGTTTGGCACCGATAAACAATGTGGTGGACGTAACCAATTACGTGCTCCACGAATTGGGACAGCCTTTGCACGCATTTGATGCATCCAAAATAAAAGGCAGCAAGGTGGAGGTAAAAACGTTGCCGTCAGGAACCAAATTCACGACACTGGATGAAGTGGAGCGTGAGCTTCATGAAGACGACCTTATGATTTGTGACGCGGAAAAACCTATGTGCATCGCAGGGGTGTTCGGCGGACTGCATTCCGGGGTTACCGAGCACACTACCTCCATTTTCTTGGAAAGTGCCTATTTTGACCCGGTTTCCATTAGGAAAACGGCCAAAAGACATGGTTTGAATACCGACGCCTCCTTCCGATTTGAAAGGGGCATCGATATCAATTTGACGAAATACGCCCTAAAAAGAGCTGCGTTGCTAATCCGGGAGATTGCCGGTGGCTACATCACTTCCGAAATTGTTGACCTGTTCCCCAAAAAGCCGCAAGAAAGACAAGTATTTCTGACCTTTAACAAAATCAACTCCTTGATAGGACAGGAAATCCCGAGGGATACCATAAAATCCATCCTATCGTCTTTGGAGATACGAATCAACAACGTAACGGAATCAGGCCTTGGACTGACCATCCCTACCTACCGGGTAGATGTGACACGTGAAGTGGATGTCATCGAGGAAATCTTGCGTGTGTATGGTTACAACAATATCGATTTCAAGGAAAAACTAAATGCGAGTATTGCCAAAACTTCCCGTTTTGAAAATTACCGTATCCAAGATGTGGTCGGAAACCTACTGGCCTCCAAAGGTTTCTATGAAATTATGACCAATAGTTTGGTTGCGAACACCATGAGTTCGGAAGAAGATGGTGCCGTTCAAATGCTGAACCCTTTGAGTTCCGATTTATCCGTGCTGCGTACGTCCATGCTGCATTCCGGGCTTCAAACGGTGAGCTATAACCACAACCGTCAAAAAACGGATCTCAAATTGTTCGAGTTCGGAAAAACATACCACAAAGTGGATGGGGCGTACCAAGAAAACCAACACTTGGCATTGTTCGTTTCTGGTGATCGAACACAAAGTAGCTGGGCGGTCGCTCCGAAAAAATCCGAATTCTTCTATTTGAAAGGTATCGTCGAAAATGTTTTTGAACGTTTGGGCGTAAGGGATTTGGACACTCAGCCGTTGGGCAATGCTGATTATTCGGAGGGCATCTCCTACACCAAAAATGATACGGTCTTGGTTTCCCTTGGTTTGGTAAGCAGAGCTGCGCTGAAGCAATTTGACATCAAACAGGAAGTATTTTATGCTGATTTGAATTGGGATGCATTATTAAAATTGGTAAGTACCCAAAATGTAGTCTTCAAGGAAATACCAAAATTCCCCGAGGTAACCCGTGACTTTGCGCTGTTGTTGGATGAATCGGTTTCTTTCCAAAAAGTATATGACATCGCTTGGAAGACAGAAAGAAAGCTACTTAAAAAAGTGAATCTGTTTGATGTGTATACTGGAAACAACCTTCCAGAAGGCAAGAAATCCTATGCGGTAAGCTTCACGCTCATGGATGAAAAGAAGACGCTTACTGACAAACAAATCGATAAGATTATGGGCAAACTATTGGCCCAATATCAAAAGGAGTTAGGAGCAGAACTTCGTTAA
- the fsa gene encoding fructose-6-phosphate aldolase yields MKFFIDTANLDQIKEAQELGVLDGVTTNPSLMAKEGITGKDNILKHYVDICNIVDGDVSAEVVATEFKEIIKEGEELAELHEQIVVKVPMIKDGVKALKYFSDKGIRTNCTLVFSPGQALLAAKAGATYVSPFLGRLDDISTDGLNLIAEIRLIYDNYGFETQILAASIRHTMHVIDCAKLGADVMTGPLSSIDGLLKHPLTDIGLAKFLEDYKKGNS; encoded by the coding sequence ATGAAGTTTTTTATTGATACTGCCAATCTTGACCAAATTAAGGAAGCCCAAGAACTTGGTGTTTTGGACGGTGTGACCACCAACCCTTCCCTAATGGCGAAGGAAGGCATCACCGGAAAGGATAATATTTTGAAACATTACGTGGACATCTGCAACATTGTGGATGGTGATGTTTCTGCCGAGGTAGTGGCCACGGAGTTTAAGGAAATCATAAAAGAAGGTGAGGAGTTGGCCGAGCTGCACGAACAGATTGTAGTGAAAGTACCCATGATCAAGGATGGGGTAAAGGCATTAAAATATTTTTCGGATAAGGGTATCCGTACCAATTGCACTTTGGTATTCTCGCCAGGGCAGGCGCTATTGGCCGCTAAGGCAGGAGCCACATACGTATCCCCTTTCTTGGGACGATTGGACGATATTTCTACCGACGGCCTTAATTTGATCGCCGAAATCCGTTTGATTTATGACAATTACGGTTTTGAGACCCAAATATTGGCCGCATCCATCCGTCACACCATGCACGTGATCGATTGTGCGAAACTTGGTGCCGATGTGATGACAGGTCCATTGTCGTCTATCGATGGATTGTTGAAACACCCATTGACCGATATTGGCTTGGCCAAATTCTTGGAAGATTACAAAAAAGGAAACTCCTAG
- a CDS encoding glutaminyl-peptide cyclotransferase — protein MGKLFFATGALLFFLACGGNADPAKHFSIQLENKAIQQNQQLGVALKNKKDIEISDLRYYIDGKEMPVENGKLTLDLPTLGNKTLVAKFNIEDQNVSVEKDFRLLAASAPEVYTYEILNTYPHDTGAYTQGLEFHDGILYEGTGKTGFSTLRKVDFETGEVLQKIDMDASVFGEGITIMDGKLYQLTWQSGMGYVYDIETLEKIKNFTYGKSREGWGLCNDGEKLYKSDGTEKIWFLDPETLEETGHIETVTNKSIFNRANELEYVNGKIYANVYQKQSMMIIDATSGAIEGVINFGGLQSQVTRGPEWDEGNSVLNGVAYHPERETFFVTGKNWDKLFEVKILKK, from the coding sequence ATGGGCAAACTTTTTTTCGCAACCGGGGCCTTGCTCTTCTTTTTGGCCTGCGGTGGCAATGCCGACCCGGCCAAGCATTTTTCCATCCAACTGGAAAACAAGGCCATACAGCAAAACCAGCAATTGGGAGTAGCCCTCAAGAACAAAAAGGACATTGAAATATCGGACCTACGCTATTATATTGACGGAAAGGAAATGCCCGTTGAAAACGGTAAGTTGACCCTTGACCTCCCCACCTTGGGCAACAAAACCTTGGTGGCAAAGTTCAATATTGAAGACCAAAACGTCTCGGTAGAAAAAGACTTCCGCTTATTGGCCGCTTCTGCACCGGAAGTGTACACCTACGAAATCCTGAATACCTACCCACACGATACCGGGGCCTACACCCAAGGACTGGAATTCCACGATGGCATCTTGTACGAAGGCACAGGGAAAACAGGTTTTTCTACGCTCCGAAAGGTCGATTTTGAAACCGGCGAGGTACTGCAAAAAATTGATATGGACGCTTCGGTCTTTGGTGAAGGCATTACGATCATGGATGGTAAGCTGTACCAATTGACCTGGCAAAGTGGGATGGGATATGTGTACGATATCGAGACTCTGGAGAAAATCAAAAACTTTACCTATGGTAAAAGCCGCGAAGGATGGGGTTTGTGCAACGATGGCGAGAAACTTTATAAAAGTGACGGCACCGAAAAAATCTGGTTTTTAGATCCTGAGACCTTGGAAGAGACCGGCCATATCGAAACCGTGACCAATAAGTCCATTTTTAACCGTGCCAACGAGTTGGAGTACGTGAACGGTAAAATTTATGCCAATGTGTACCAAAAACAGAGCATGATGATCATAGATGCCACCTCCGGCGCCATTGAGGGTGTGATCAACTTTGGCGGACTTCAAAGCCAAGTAACCAGAGGGCCGGAATGGGATGAAGGCAACTCTGTACTGAACGGCGTGGCCTACCACCCCGAACGGGAAACCTTTTTTGTGACAGGCAAAAACTGGGACAAGCTGTTTGAGGTGAAAATCCTTAAAAAATAG